A window of the Streptomyces griseochromogenes genome harbors these coding sequences:
- a CDS encoding Dyp-type peroxidase, protein MSIEIDDVQSGALRPRPVPYEGKYILLRVDDRHAGRALLRRLLPVVSGGLPDADRQQDAWVAVALTYQGLKALGVPQESLDSFPQAFREGMAARAELIGDVGESAPPHWEAPFGTGDVHIALSALSSDTGQLDKELERARAAYEDTPGVQVIWQQDVHQLPTGRTTFGFRDGISHPNIEGVGLPGSNPQETPIKAGEFILGYPDETGNLPPMPSPDVLGRNGTYAAVRKVHTNVAAWRRFLRANSSGAEEEALLAAKMIGRWPSGAPLTLTPEHDDPELAADPHRVNNFLYRENDDRGYRCPAGAHIRRTNPRDATIVGDARMHRLIRRGTTYGPPLPEGVLEDDGADRGLVGVFLGAHLERQFEFIKAQWVNDGNFIGYPGEQDPVAGHHGGTGSVTIPEKPIRRRLQNLPSFVVTRGGEYCFLPGLRALRWLAELED, encoded by the coding sequence GTGAGCATCGAGATCGACGACGTCCAGAGCGGGGCACTCCGGCCACGGCCCGTGCCCTACGAGGGGAAGTACATCCTCCTGCGCGTCGACGACCGCCATGCCGGGCGGGCCCTGCTGCGGCGGCTGCTCCCGGTGGTCTCGGGCGGTCTGCCGGACGCGGACCGGCAGCAGGATGCCTGGGTCGCCGTGGCGCTCACCTACCAGGGGCTGAAAGCGCTGGGGGTGCCCCAGGAGTCGCTGGACAGCTTTCCGCAGGCGTTCCGTGAGGGCATGGCCGCGCGCGCGGAGCTGATCGGCGACGTGGGCGAGAGCGCCCCGCCCCACTGGGAGGCACCGTTCGGAACCGGCGACGTCCACATCGCCTTGAGCGCCCTCTCCTCCGATACGGGACAGCTGGACAAAGAGCTGGAGCGGGCCCGTGCCGCCTACGAGGACACCCCCGGGGTCCAGGTGATCTGGCAGCAGGACGTCCACCAGCTCCCGACCGGGCGCACCACCTTCGGCTTCCGCGACGGCATCAGCCATCCGAACATCGAGGGCGTCGGACTGCCCGGCTCCAACCCACAGGAAACCCCCATCAAGGCCGGCGAATTCATCCTCGGCTACCCCGACGAAACCGGCAATCTGCCGCCCATGCCCAGCCCCGACGTGCTGGGGCGCAACGGAACCTACGCGGCCGTTCGCAAGGTCCACACCAACGTGGCGGCATGGCGCCGGTTCCTGCGTGCGAACAGCTCCGGCGCCGAGGAGGAGGCACTCCTGGCGGCGAAGATGATCGGGCGCTGGCCCAGCGGAGCGCCGCTGACGCTGACGCCGGAGCACGACGATCCGGAGCTGGCGGCCGATCCGCACCGCGTCAACAACTTCCTGTACCGGGAGAACGACGACCGCGGCTACCGGTGCCCCGCCGGCGCGCACATCCGGCGCACCAACCCCCGCGATGCCACCATCGTCGGCGACGCACGGATGCACCGGCTCATCCGCCGCGGCACCACCTACGGCCCGCCGCTGCCCGAGGGCGTGCTGGAGGACGACGGCGCCGACCGTGGCCTGGTCGGAGTCTTCCTCGGAGCACACCTGGAGCGGCAGTTCGAATTCATCAAGGCCCAGTGGGTCAACGACGGCAACTTCATCGGCTACCCCGGCGAGCAGGACCCGGTGGCCGGACACCACGGCGGAACCGGCAGCGTCACCATCCCCGAGAAGCCGATCCGGCGCCGCCTGCAGAACCTGCCCAGCTTCGTGGTCACCCGCGGCGGCGAGTACTGCTTCCTGCCGGGTCTGCGCGCCTTGCGCTGGCTCGCCGAACTGGAGGACTGA